A genomic stretch from Bacteroidota bacterium includes:
- a CDS encoding restriction endonuclease has product MKKKLTIDNLITEARTFCEKESKFNNKDLFGVTDGKAVGTFIEHKFTEHLEVTYDVTIGSSANGIDLPSDDISTDIKVTSIEQPQSSCLFRNPRQKIYGLGYNLLLFVYEKTDDPTKKAARLNFISCSFIHKQRTADYQMTKTIRQMIENNANAEDIIAYFNDRNLPADEITMTGLAEEVLKNKPDQGYLTISNALQWRLQYGRIVKLTQNVDGIVRIIDNV; this is encoded by the coding sequence ATGAAGAAAAAGCTAACAATCGATAATTTGATTACCGAAGCCAGGACGTTCTGTGAAAAGGAATCAAAGTTCAATAACAAGGATCTTTTCGGAGTGACAGATGGTAAGGCTGTCGGGACTTTCATCGAACACAAGTTCACTGAGCACTTGGAGGTAACCTATGACGTTACTATCGGCTCTTCAGCCAACGGCATTGATTTACCATCTGACGACATTAGTACGGATATCAAAGTTACTTCAATTGAACAACCGCAATCCTCCTGCCTGTTCCGGAATCCAAGACAAAAGATATATGGTCTCGGCTACAACTTGCTCCTCTTTGTTTACGAAAAAACAGATGACCCCACCAAGAAGGCGGCTCGATTAAATTTCATTAGTTGCTCATTCATACATAAGCAACGAACTGCTGACTATCAGATGACGAAAACAATCCGTCAGATGATTGAAAACAACGCCAACGCCGAAGACATTATTGCCTACTTCAATGACAGGAACCTTCCTGCAGACGAAATCACGATGACAGGATTGGCTGAGGAAGTGCTTAAAAACAAACCTGACCAAGGGTATCTGACCATCTCTAACGCCCTCCAATGGCGGCTTCAATACGGACGCATCGTCAAACTCACACAAAATGTTGATGGTATAGTGCGAATAATCGACAACGTCTGA